The Bactrocera dorsalis isolate Fly_Bdor chromosome 2, ASM2337382v1, whole genome shotgun sequence region GTCAGTTGTCTCAAAGCACCTAGAGAGtcaagacaaacattttcgcgcgacgtgtttctgtgaatgGTACAAGCCgcaaatgcagcgttcgttagagcagaggtgcGCGATTAAATGCTGTGTGAAACTCGTTAAATCTGCGAGagagagacgtttgatatgttCAAGCAGGCTCACCCAGGCTTGCCCacctttagcaagaagtggtgtgtttcggtggcactaGGCCTTTTTGGAGAGCCGGGAAGAGGTCACTGATAAATGAGccaatccaaagtgaaaacgatgttcattaacttttttgacatcaaaggcatcgtccaccttGAATTTGTTCCACCtgaacaaaccgtcaacgccaagttttacctGGAAGtcctcaaacgaagggtcaatcagGTCCGACAAAAAACCGCatccgattggaagttgcaccacgacatcGACCTGGCTCACCCCACCTTTCTTGTTAACAGCTACCTGaccaaggccggcatctcaatgcttccgcagccgcTCTAAAGCCCAGACGTGGCCCCGCGGGACCTTTTTTATTTCCTTGCCGGAAAAAGCTGGTGAAAGGCAACAAATTTGAAACGACAGagaggatccaagcagcatgcatcttggttctcaaggctattccagagaatgccttccgtgacgccttcaacgCTTGGAAATCGCCTTGGTAGCGCTGTATCGACctcattttaaaagtttttaaaaaattgtaacgattggttcaatcactTTTTTAAAACGACtgagtcctattactttccggacaaacctgtAGAAAGGAGAACCTTAATGAATGGTGATGTTTACTTGAGTATAGTGTAATTTGAAGCAAACACATCCCCGCAGAATATATGATAAAATGAGGATGGATATTTCCCGTATAAGCCCCTTTTGAATTCCAATCATGTACTTATAAAGTGTACCGTGtgttcttataaaatatttgtttggttGTGCTTGACCCCTAACTTGCCTAATAATAAGTGTATGCGCTTTTATTCAACTTAACCTCAATTTTAGATGCAATTTCAAAGCGTACTGTATATTTTCGCTATTAAATACTGCTGTCTACTGTATTCCCGCCGGTTGGGTGTGGGGTGAACATGGCTTCCTCAATAATCTTGGAGCTGTTGATATAGCGGGAAGTGGACCGGTACATTTAATTGGTAAGTATGATTAACCCCTGTACCCTCACTAGCAATTTTACGCCTTTACATATTATATTGCTTACATTGTTATTAAAGCGTCTAAAGCTAACAAGCGATCAATGGTAGTGGACCTAACCGAGACTACCATATGAGGGATCATGAGCTCTAATGCtggagaatataaaattttttttttttttacatgcatatatagtaATGGTAGCCTCTCTTCGGCGAGGAAAAGTTGTAATACACATCGAGTAGTTTTCAATTGAAAGCTGGAGAATGTTTAGTGAAAGTGACAAAGTTTCTTCTTCTATTAGGAGGTGCAGCTGCATTTGCATCTGCTGCCATGTTGGGTCCACGTTTGGGTCGCTACGCAGACGGCTATGATCCTCTGCCACTTGGTAATCCTGTGAACGCATGCATGGGTCTATTTGTGCTCTGGTGGGGATGGCTAGCTTTTAATTCCGGCAGTACATATGGTGTAAGTGGTGCCAAATGGCAATATGCTGCACGTGCTGCTGTCATGACTATGATGGGTTCATTTGGTGGTGGTATCATAAGTTGCGCGTAAGTTGTgaattgtaatattttgtgattaatccatttataaaaaaaatatcattttatcaAAGGTACTCGCTTTGGCGTCATGATGGCCGTATGGATATTATCGATCTTATTAACGGTGTACTCGGGTCATTGGTCTCAATTACGGCTGGGTGTTTTCTATATCGTGCTTGGGAGGCACTAGTCATTGGGATGTTGGGTGCCTTACTTTGTGTTGTCGCAATGCCGTTGTTCGACCGGTTGGGAGTCGACGACCCAGTAGGTGCAAGCTCTGTTCACGGAGTTTGTGGCATTTGGGGTGTTATCGCGGTTGGACTTTTCGCTGACAATCCTGTACCGTTAGAGACAACAAAGGGACGTTCAGGACTATTTAAAGGTGGCGGTTGGTACTTGGTTGGCATACAGACTTTGTCGGCATTATGCCTTGCCTGCTGGGGCATATGTTCAACGTTTCTACTACTTTATATTATCAACAAATTTATACCTTTACGCATGGATCCAAATGAAGAGTTGCTCGGCGCTGACTTAATGGAACACCGGATTCGTCACTCACAAATCGGTTTGTCCCGTGCCATTTCCGCACTAGCACCGATTAAGGTGAACCTCAAAGAAGTCGCTGGAATTCAGCCAATTGGTCTGAATCCAGGTCATGAGAAGAGCATTGAACAGCTACGCGCTGCCgaagataaattattagaaTGGCAGCGATATCTTGAACAAATGGGACCACATTTACCCAAGCATGTGCAAGAGCAATTCGCCACAGAGGAGCACAATATACTCAAAAAGATTCATACATCGCCCGATCCTAAGGCGCAAACAGTTGGCAATACTTTTAGTCACAAATTAAAAACGGTATATATGAAGAAAGACCCGGATCGCAATGTGCATACTCAAATTACTCCCGGGTTTTACAATCCGAACATTAAAGAATTACCAGTGATTTCAACGAAACAAATTGACAAGGATATCAATTTTGCATGGATCGATTGAAAAAGGTACACAACCTAACTGTATTTAAGGAATTTCGTGCAATAAAgaagatacatatttataaaattattattgtttttccaATGGTAGGCCCGGAAAACGTGTTGTTTTGACGGGGTCGCACCATAGGGAGTGAGGTGTtagatgtgtagggttagctgCACAtacaaagaggtggttagagacatgcggggactcgttgcatgtTGGACATAAGTATATTTGGGGTGTCGGGGTCAATCCTGGATAAGTAGTAGTTTAACTTGCAACAGTATCCAAAACGAAGCAGCACAAAGGTCACTCTGGATTCTCGTGGCAACTCGAGCTCATCGTCTGCAATGAGTGAaagtttgactccaagtacgccatttaCTGAGAGGAAGTCGGTGTAGTTGTTAATGACTCCTCTGTGAACGCgggtcagtgcatgtctgaagtttgttgcgtccgaagtctggtcggcgtaatGTTTTATGTCGTCGACATAGTTAAATAAAAGCCTCTTTatgttcctaggaggcggttccgcttctAGCAGACGACTGCTTTCTACGAAAATCAACAGAATTAAGCTCAAAAATGCGGCTCACTCACAATACAAAAACTCTAACAACCAACGAGATTACGCTCGTTTCAGCATGTTAAGGCGTGATTGCAAAACTCTAAGTTCTGAATGCTACAGAAAATATGTTGACAAAATAGAGAACATGGTTCAGTCTGACAAAAGTGCGTTCTGGAAGTTCATC contains the following coding sequences:
- the LOC105229593 gene encoding putative ammonium transporter 2, whose protein sequence is MTSKVTNVSASQATALKGIIRNSSYVIPGLYDLSVEDTNWVLTSSFIIFTMQTGFGMLESGCVSIKNEVNIMMKNVIDIVLGGFTYWLFGYGMSYGRGPLSNPFIAVGDFLLDPPVGDPLMGQIFAAFLFQLSFATTATTIVSGAMAERCNFKAYCIFSLLNTAVYCIPAGWVWGEHGFLNNLGAVDIAGSGPVHLIGGAAAFASAAMLGPRLGRYADGYDPLPLGNPVNACMGLFVLWWGWLAFNSGSTYGVSGAKWQYAARAAVMTMMGSFGGGIISCAYSLWRHDGRMDIIDLINGVLGSLVSITAGCFLYRAWEALVIGMLGALLCVVAMPLFDRLGVDDPVGASSVHGVCGIWGVIAVGLFADNPVPLETTKGRSGLFKGGGWYLVGIQTLSALCLACWGICSTFLLLYIINKFIPLRMDPNEELLGADLMEHRIRHSQIGLSRAISALAPIKVNLKEVAGIQPIGLNPGHEKSIEQLRAAEDKLLEWQRYLEQMGPHLPKHVQEQFATEEHNILKKIHTSPDPKAQTVGNTFSHKLKTVYMKKDPDRNVHTQITPGFYNPNIKELPVISTKQIDKDINFAWID